From a region of the Zingiber officinale cultivar Zhangliang chromosome 4B, Zo_v1.1, whole genome shotgun sequence genome:
- the LOC121975532 gene encoding uncharacterized protein LOC121975532 has product MSTSNMDGKFENPQGNCDKQTMSSSLPSRDLPGHIVELILNRLSWLEALNLGRVCRTWKAAVQNYSPMGTQSPCLLHLGLGTVRLFSTVEKSCSMIRQSNLNGECCGAYKSWLVFRDPPSDNMNIVNVLTGASIKLPLLQIQGDIFVTLLSSPATRHCLLLAEVRNKKESIFFSCRPGDDEWAALDNLSDAFFLQFSALSEEKLYFAEESFLFVVDSILRANSEPSLVDSWRFMDEGELSMHLIKHGTEILVVLASKEEKNGPINNFSVFQLKQEASMVNMKNRIYQMLLPQVSFVKVESLRNYAIFLGNVQSICFPVKNTGCKENCIYFTQPFDEIAWHIFDLENKSITDGPVLSSKANFRSLVWIEPDAV; this is encoded by the coding sequence ATGAGTACAAGCAATATGGATGGGAAGTTTGAAAACCCACAAGGAAATTGTGACAAACaaaccatgtcatcatctctgcCGTCACGTGATCTTCCTGGCCATATCGTTGAGCTAATCCTGAATCGCTTGAGCTGGCTCGAAGCTCTCAATCTTGGTAGAGTATGCAGGACATGGAAGGCTGCAGTGCAAAATTACAGCCCTATGGGAACACAGAGCCCATGCCTCCTGCATCTCGGGTTGGGGACTGTTCGCTTATTCAGCACAGTGGAAAAGAGTTGCTCTATGATTCGGCAATCCAACCTGAATGGGGAGTGTTGTGGTGCATACAAAAGTTGGTTGGTGTTTAGAGATCCACCTTCTGATAATATGAATATAGTAAATGTGCTAACTGGAGCTAGTATCAAGCTTCCACTTCTTCAGATACAAGGTGACATTTTTGTTACCCTGTTGTCATCCCCTGCAACCAGACATTGTCTTTTGTTGGCTGAGGTGAGAAATAAGAAAGAGTCAATCTTTTTTTCTTGCCGTCCTGGGGATGATGAATGGGCTGCATTGGACAATCTGTCTGATGCATTCTTTCTTCAGTTTTCTGCACTCTCAGAGGAGAAGCTCTATTTCGCAGAAGAATCTTTCCTCTTTGTTGTAGACTCAATACTCCGTGCCAACTCTGAACCTTCATTGGTTGATTCATGGCGCTTCATGGATGAAGGGGAATTAAGTATGCATTTGATAAAGCATGGTACTGAGATTTTGGTAGTTCTTGCATcaaaggaagaaaagaatgggCCCATTAATAATTTCTCAGTATTTCAGCTTAAGCAAGAAGCATCTatggtaaacatgaaaaacaggATCTACCAGATGCTTCTTCCACAAGTATCATTCGTCAAGGTGGAGAGCCTGAGGAACTACGCAATCTTTTTGGGAAATGTACAGTCAATATGTTTTCCGGTGAAAAATACAGGATGCAAAGAGAACTGCATATACTTCACTCAACCGTTTGATGAAATTGCTTGGCATATATTTGATTTGGAGAACAAAAGCATTACTGATGGTCCTGTTCTCTCGTCGAAGGCCAATTTTAGGTCTCTTGTCTGGATAGAACCGGATGCGGTTTGA